CGCAAGCGCATGGTGGAGAAGCTCCAGCGCCGGGGGATTCGTGATCCGCGGGTGCTCCAGGCTCTCCAGGACGTGCCTCGCCACGAGTTTGTACGCAAGAATCTGCGCAACCAGGCCTACCAGCGCTTCGCTCTGCCATCGAGCTCCGACCAGACCATCTCCCAGCCCTACATCGTCGCCCGCACCACCGAGCTGCTGGAGCTCGATCCGGAGCATTCCCTGCTCGAGATCGGCACCGGTACCGGCTACCACACAGCGGTGCTGGCCCGACTGGTGCGCCGGGTCTACAGCCTGGAGCGAGTACCGGAGCTGGCCAAGGAAGCGATCCAGCGCATGCGGGCCATGGGCTACGACAACGTCAAGATCCAGATCTTCGACGGCACCGTCGGCTGGAGCGAGGTAGCTCCCTTCGACCGCATTCTGGTCACCGCCGGGGCCCCGGCGGCCCCCCGGCCGCTGCTCCAACAGCTCAAGGTCGGTGGCCGGCTGTTGATCCCCGAAGGCAGCCAGGAAAGACAACGGCTGGTGCTCTACGAACGGAGCGAGCACGGCTTCGAACGCAGCGAGGGGGAGCCGGTGGCCTTCGTGCCTCTCATCGGTCGCCACGGGTGGTAGAACCGCTGGCAATTCCTCAATCTCGAAACCTTCTCCCGGCGTTTTCGCCCCGTCTCTGGTATCCTTCCGCGGGTTCTCTTGTATCTTGTTTCCGGCCCTGTCCGCTCTGTGGGCAGCCTTCGAGCCGGTGTGCGGGGAGCCTCGACCCGAGGATGGCATGAGCAGCGAATCCGGCAATCATCAAACCGGCAGCCACGAGCTGGGCAGTCACGAAACCGCGACCTGCCTGGTGGTCGAGGGCCGCGTCCAGGGCGTCGGCTTTCGTTA
Above is a window of Acidobacteriota bacterium DNA encoding:
- a CDS encoding protein-L-isoaspartate(D-aspartate) O-methyltransferase; its protein translation is MSGVGERFQRKRMVEKLQRRGIRDPRVLQALQDVPRHEFVRKNLRNQAYQRFALPSSSDQTISQPYIVARTTELLELDPEHSLLEIGTGTGYHTAVLARLVRRVYSLERVPELAKEAIQRMRAMGYDNVKIQIFDGTVGWSEVAPFDRILVTAGAPAAPRPLLQQLKVGGRLLIPEGSQERQRLVLYERSEHGFERSEGEPVAFVPLIGRHGW